One Mangifera indica cultivar Alphonso chromosome 4, CATAS_Mindica_2.1, whole genome shotgun sequence genomic region harbors:
- the LOC123214489 gene encoding uncharacterized protein LOC123214489 translates to MPLTRFVTDAFGVATIGLVAVFIFLGLLCIAYLFYFRSRVRSQGFVQLSYFSGPWIIRITFILFAIWWGCGEIIRLSYLRREGKALNALDLKWQENFCKGYIVSNLGFAEPCLFLTLVFLLRAPLQRMESGILSRKWNGKTVAYVFLYCIPVFILQLVIILIGPRLQKDNLQNLPRYFTSTYVTSVNIALCTYPLLSTILLGLFATVLTVYLFWLGRRILQLVINKGLQKRVYTLIVSVTSFLPLRVLLLGLSVLSKPEDVLFEVLVFLAFLGLLICAGVCIFMLVYCPVADSLALGNIQDLEARRRFIDDHIDTVSLIANQCHTDESLEISPGRNSDTSNKRRSISFRTYGRDGTSSSPYVELSLFSPSHDATETGSASPPLLGWPMRHSAQVDEP, encoded by the coding sequence ATGCCCCTGACGAGATTTGTTACCGATGCTTTCGGTGTGGCAACAATTGGTCTAGTTGCAGTCTTTATTTTTCTGGGTTTGCTGTGCATTGCTTACTTGTTTTACTTCCGCTCTCGTGTTCGTAGTCAAGGTTTTGTACAACTTAGTTATTTTAGTGGCCCTTGGATAATCCGAATCACATTCATTTTGTTTGCAATCTGGTGGGGTTGTGGTGAGATTATTCGGTTAAGTTATTTAAGACGGGAGGGAAAAGCTTTGAATGCTCTTGACTTGAAATGGCAGGAAAACTTCTGCAAAGGCTATATTGTCTCAAATTTAGGGTTTGCAGAACCTTGTCTGTTCCTGACCCTTGTGTTTCTCCTCCGTGCACCATTGCAGAGAATGGAGTCTGGAATTCTAAGCCGAAAATGGAACGGAAAAACGGTGGCCTATGTATTTCTCTACTGCATCCCAGTTTTCATTCTTCAGCTTGTCATTATTCTAATTGGACCCAGGTTACAGAAGGATAACTTACAAAACTTGCCCCGTTATTTCACTAGTACTTACGTTACTTCAGTGAATATCGCCCTGTGCACTTACCCTTTACTCAGCACTATCCTTCTTGGGCTTTTTGCTACCGTCCTAACTGTCTACTTGTTTTGGTTGGGAAGGCGGATTTTGCAATTGGTTATCAATAAGGGTTTGCAGAAAAGGGTTTACACATTAATAGTCTCAGTTACCAGTTTCCTTCCTCTAAGGGTTCTTTTACTTGGTTTATCTGTTTTATCAAAACCAGAAGATGTTCTGTTTGAAGTTCTTGTGTTCTTAGCGTTTCTTGGCCTTTTAATTTGTGCTGGGGTCTGTATTTTTATGCTTGTATACTGCCCGGTTGCGGATTCCTTGGCTCTTGGAAATATTCAGGATTTGGAGGCTCGGAGAAGATTTATTGATGATCATATTGACACCGTTTCTCTTATTGCAAACCAGTGCCACACTGATGAAAGCCTTGAAATTAGCCCCGGGAGAAACTCTGACACCTCAAACAAGCGCAGATCCATCTCATTTCGTACGTATGGAAGAGATGGGACTTCCAGTAGCCCCTATGTGGAACTGAGCCTCTTCTCACCCAGCCATGATGCAACTGAAACAGGATCAGCATCTCCACCACTTCTGGGCTGGCCTATGCGGCATTCGGCACAAGTTGATGAACCCTAA